A portion of the Ferrimonas lipolytica genome contains these proteins:
- the ileS gene encoding isoleucine--tRNA ligase, producing MVDYKTTLNLPETEFPMRGNLANREPEMLKNWDEKALYKAIRASRQGAKPFILHDGPPYANGDIHIGHSVNKILKDIIIKSKTLAGFDAPYVPGWDCHGLPIELKVEGKVGKPGHKVTAAEFREKCREYAAKQVDGQKADFIRLGVLGEWDKPYLTMDFGTEANIIRSLSKIIDNGHLHKGAKPVHWCTDCGSALAEAEVEYEDKTSPAIDVKFVAADEAAVAAKFDGAAGTGPISAVIWTTTPWTLPANRAISLHAEVQYALVQLDGERLILAADLVKSVMERAGIDSFKELGYCQGAALELMLFQHPFYDFTVPAILGDHVTTESGTGCVHTAPGHGQDDFIVGNKYGLEVANPVGNNGVYLPDTELFAGQHVFKANDSVIEVLKQNDALLHIEAFRHSYPHCWRHKTPIIFRATPQWFISMDQAGLRQRSREEIEKVQWLPDWGQARIDTMVANRPDWCISRQRTWGVPIALFTHKETQELHPNTIELMEQVAKLVEEKGIQAWWDLDSAELLGDDAANYDKVQDTLDVWFDSGVSHHSVVDAREEFKGQPADLYLEGSDQHRGWFMSSLISSTAMKNKAPYRQVLTHGFTVDGKGRKMSKSIGNVMSPQHVVNKLGADILRLWVASTDYAGEMTVSDEILKRSADAYRRIRNTSRFLLANMNGFNPATDMVALEDMVALDRWVVGRAHSLQQEIITAYDQYNFHQVTQKLMHFCSVELGSFYLDIIKDRQYTTKGDSVARRSCQSALFLISEAMVRWMAPILSFTADEIWAQLPGERDQFVFTQDWFDGLAPMDDNAALDDSQWQQLVDVLAALNKSLEAAKKDGIKNRLGADVTLYADGELKALLEKLGDELRFALITSNVTIADLTDATDAVATELEGFKVKLTKSEAQKCERCWHHREDVGSIEAHPTLCGRCVTNVDGEGEARTYA from the coding sequence ATGGTTGATTACAAAACGACTCTGAACCTACCGGAAACTGAATTCCCAATGCGTGGCAACCTTGCCAATCGGGAACCGGAAATGTTGAAAAACTGGGACGAAAAGGCGCTGTACAAAGCGATTCGTGCCAGTCGTCAGGGCGCCAAGCCATTTATTTTGCATGATGGTCCTCCGTACGCGAACGGCGATATTCATATCGGCCATTCAGTCAACAAGATCCTCAAAGACATCATTATTAAGTCTAAGACCTTAGCTGGTTTCGACGCCCCATACGTTCCGGGTTGGGATTGTCACGGCTTGCCGATTGAGCTGAAGGTTGAAGGTAAAGTAGGTAAGCCTGGCCATAAGGTTACTGCGGCAGAGTTCCGTGAGAAGTGCCGTGAATACGCAGCTAAACAGGTTGATGGCCAGAAGGCTGATTTTATCCGTTTGGGCGTATTGGGTGAGTGGGATAAGCCATACCTGACCATGGACTTCGGTACCGAAGCCAACATCATCCGCTCTTTGTCGAAAATCATCGATAATGGCCACTTGCATAAAGGCGCTAAGCCTGTGCACTGGTGTACGGACTGTGGCTCTGCTTTGGCTGAAGCTGAAGTAGAGTATGAAGACAAGACCTCTCCGGCCATCGATGTGAAATTCGTTGCTGCCGACGAAGCGGCTGTTGCGGCTAAATTTGACGGCGCAGCGGGCACTGGCCCAATCAGCGCTGTTATCTGGACTACCACTCCGTGGACCTTGCCAGCCAACCGTGCGATTTCACTGCACGCTGAAGTTCAGTATGCCTTGGTGCAGCTGGATGGCGAACGGTTGATCCTCGCCGCTGATCTGGTTAAGTCCGTGATGGAACGTGCCGGTATCGACAGCTTCAAAGAGTTGGGTTACTGCCAAGGTGCTGCATTGGAGCTGATGCTGTTCCAACACCCATTCTACGATTTCACCGTGCCTGCAATCCTGGGCGATCACGTAACCACCGAATCCGGTACCGGATGTGTACACACCGCACCAGGCCATGGTCAAGACGATTTCATCGTTGGTAACAAGTACGGCTTGGAAGTTGCTAACCCCGTTGGCAACAATGGCGTTTACCTGCCAGACACCGAGTTGTTTGCTGGTCAGCATGTATTCAAAGCCAATGATTCAGTGATCGAAGTGTTGAAACAAAACGACGCATTGCTTCACATTGAAGCATTCCGTCACAGTTACCCACATTGCTGGCGCCACAAGACGCCAATCATCTTCCGTGCTACGCCGCAGTGGTTCATATCTATGGATCAAGCGGGCCTGCGTCAGCGTTCCCGTGAAGAGATCGAGAAGGTGCAATGGTTACCAGATTGGGGCCAAGCCCGTATCGATACCATGGTTGCCAACCGTCCAGACTGGTGTATCTCCCGTCAACGTACTTGGGGGGTGCCAATCGCACTGTTTACTCATAAAGAGACCCAAGAACTTCACCCGAATACCATCGAATTGATGGAGCAGGTAGCGAAGCTGGTGGAAGAGAAAGGCATTCAAGCTTGGTGGGATCTTGATTCTGCTGAGCTACTGGGTGACGACGCGGCTAACTACGACAAAGTGCAAGACACCTTAGACGTATGGTTCGACTCTGGCGTGTCGCATCACAGTGTGGTTGATGCTCGTGAAGAGTTTAAAGGTCAGCCAGCCGATTTGTACCTTGAAGGTTCTGATCAGCACCGTGGCTGGTTTATGTCGTCACTGATTTCATCCACTGCGATGAAGAACAAAGCCCCTTACCGCCAAGTGCTAACTCACGGTTTCACCGTAGATGGCAAGGGTCGTAAGATGTCTAAGTCTATCGGTAACGTAATGAGCCCACAGCATGTAGTTAACAAGCTGGGTGCCGATATCCTGCGTCTATGGGTTGCTTCAACCGACTACGCCGGTGAGATGACCGTTTCTGATGAGATCCTAAAACGTTCTGCTGATGCATACCGTCGAATCCGTAATACTTCGCGCTTCCTGCTGGCCAACATGAATGGCTTTAATCCAGCCACAGATATGGTTGCTCTGGAAGATATGGTGGCCTTGGATCGCTGGGTTGTGGGTCGCGCTCATAGCCTGCAGCAAGAGATTATCACTGCTTACGATCAGTACAACTTCCATCAGGTTACACAAAAACTGATGCACTTCTGTTCAGTAGAGTTAGGCAGCTTCTACTTAGACATCATTAAAGATCGTCAGTACACCACCAAAGGTGACAGTGTTGCTCGTCGCTCTTGTCAGAGTGCCTTGTTCCTTATTTCAGAAGCGATGGTGCGCTGGATGGCACCTATTTTAAGCTTTACCGCTGACGAGATCTGGGCGCAGCTGCCTGGTGAGCGTGACCAGTTTGTGTTTACCCAAGACTGGTTCGATGGCTTAGCGCCAATGGATGATAACGCGGCGCTAGACGACAGCCAGTGGCAGCAGTTGGTTGACGTGTTAGCTGCACTAAACAAATCGTTGGAAGCGGCTAAGAAAGATGGCATTAAAAACCGTCTGGGCGCAGACGTCACCCTGTACGCCGATGGCGAACTGAAAGCGTTGCTGGAGAAGCTGGGTGACGAACTGCGCTTTGCGTTGATCACCTCCAATGTCACTATCGCTGATTTGACTGATGCTACCGATGCAGTAGCAACCGAGCTAGAAGGCTTTAAGGTGAAACTGACCAAGAGCGAAGCTCAGAAGTGTGAGCGTTGCTGGCACCATCGTGAAGACGTAGGCAGCATTGAAGCACACCCAACCCTATGTGGTCGCTGTGTAACTAACGTTGATGGCGAAGGGGAAGCACGCACTTATGCTTAA
- the lspA gene encoding signal peptidase II, protein MLKEAWANRPAQWTRSGCAWLWLAVISLLADQATKLWVAANFDYGVRLEFIPYVNLTYVHNPGAAFSFLADAGGWQRWGFAIFATIVSVALIAMLRAERKENKMINISYALIISGAIGNLIDRVAYGYVIDFIDFFVGNWHWPAFNIADSAICIGAVLMILDSLLQPKQPKEAQ, encoded by the coding sequence ATGCTTAAGGAAGCTTGGGCTAACCGCCCAGCGCAATGGACGCGCAGTGGTTGCGCTTGGCTGTGGCTGGCAGTGATTTCACTGCTGGCTGACCAAGCCACCAAGTTATGGGTAGCAGCTAATTTCGATTACGGCGTGCGCTTGGAATTTATTCCATACGTAAACCTTACCTATGTTCATAACCCAGGTGCCGCCTTTAGTTTCCTAGCGGATGCTGGTGGCTGGCAGCGTTGGGGCTTTGCTATCTTTGCCACCATTGTCAGTGTGGCGCTTATCGCCATGCTGCGCGCCGAGCGCAAAGAGAACAAGATGATCAACATCAGCTATGCACTGATCATCAGTGGTGCCATCGGTAACCTGATTGACCGGGTCGCCTACGGTTATGTGATCGACTTTATCGATTTTTTCGTCGGTAACTGGCACTGGCCAGCGTTTAACATTGCCGACAGCGCCATCTGTATTGGTGCGGTACTTATGATTTTGGATTCGTTGCTGCAACCTAAGCAGCCGAAGGAGGCTCAATGA
- the fkpB gene encoding FKBP-type peptidyl-prolyl cis-trans isomerase produces the protein MSNLVVGPGSHVFMHFNVGLTDGSVADSTRAHGQPARLTLGDGSLSPGMEKELLGLAKGDTKKFTLEADQAFGQSNPDNLQHMTRTQFAADADMTVGTIMAFDAPDGNQYPGVIREVAGDSVTVDFNHPLAGQTVVFDVEILDVVAKEA, from the coding sequence ATGAGCAACTTAGTAGTAGGGCCTGGTTCCCATGTATTTATGCACTTCAATGTTGGCCTAACCGATGGCAGCGTTGCTGACAGCACCCGTGCTCACGGTCAACCTGCTCGGCTAACCTTAGGTGACGGCAGTTTGAGCCCAGGTATGGAAAAAGAGTTACTGGGGTTAGCTAAAGGGGACACTAAGAAGTTTACCCTTGAAGCGGATCAGGCCTTTGGCCAATCCAACCCAGACAACCTACAACATATGACTCGCACTCAGTTTGCCGCAGACGCCGATATGACCGTTGGCACCATTATGGCGTTTGATGCGCCGGACGGTAACCAATACCCAGGTGTTATCCGTGAGGTTGCTGGTGACTCAGTGACCGTAGATTTCAACCACCCACTGGCGGGCCAAACGGTTGTATTTGATGTAGAGATTCTGGACGTCGTTGCCAAGGAGGCGTAA
- the ispH gene encoding 4-hydroxy-3-methylbut-2-enyl diphosphate reductase: MKVVMANPRGFCAGVDRAITIVERALELFEKPIYVRHEVVHNRYVVEGLRNRGAVFIDHLVDVPDNSIVIFSAHGVSQAVRDEAKQRGLKVFDATCPLVTKVHMQVTRASRKGIECVLIGHAGHPEVEGTMGQYDNADGGIYLIESPEDVAAMQVKDETNLTFVTQTTLSMDDTAAVIDALRQRFPVIEGPRKDDICYATQNRQDAVRELALKSQLVLVVGSKNSSNSNRLRELAEKSGSRAHLVDGAEDLQPEWFDGIDTIGVTAGASAPEVLVQGVVAALKQLGAATVEEASGAEENVVFHVPAELR; the protein is encoded by the coding sequence ATGAAGGTCGTAATGGCTAATCCACGTGGGTTCTGCGCTGGGGTTGATCGTGCGATCACCATTGTAGAGCGTGCGTTAGAGTTGTTTGAAAAGCCGATCTATGTTCGTCACGAAGTGGTGCATAACCGCTATGTGGTGGAAGGACTGCGCAATCGCGGTGCGGTATTTATCGATCACTTGGTGGATGTGCCAGACAACAGCATCGTTATCTTTTCTGCCCATGGTGTTTCACAGGCGGTTCGTGATGAAGCGAAGCAACGTGGCCTCAAGGTGTTTGATGCCACTTGCCCGTTGGTAACCAAGGTTCATATGCAGGTTACCCGTGCCAGCCGTAAAGGGATTGAGTGTGTGCTCATCGGCCATGCTGGTCACCCTGAAGTCGAAGGCACTATGGGTCAGTATGATAACGCGGATGGTGGCATCTACCTGATTGAGTCGCCAGAAGACGTGGCGGCCATGCAGGTAAAAGATGAAACCAACCTTACCTTCGTTACTCAGACTACGCTCTCAATGGACGATACCGCGGCGGTGATTGATGCGTTACGACAACGCTTCCCCGTGATTGAGGGACCCCGTAAAGATGATATCTGCTACGCCACTCAAAACCGCCAAGATGCGGTACGTGAGCTGGCATTGAAAAGCCAGTTGGTTTTGGTTGTGGGCTCTAAGAACTCCTCCAACTCGAACCGTTTGCGCGAGCTGGCAGAGAAATCTGGTAGCCGTGCACACCTAGTTGATGGCGCCGAAGATCTTCAGCCAGAATGGTTCGATGGTATTGATACCATCGGCGTTACTGCAGGTGCCTCCGCCCCAGAGGTATTGGTTCAAGGGGTTGTGGCGGCCTTGAAACAGTTAGGGGCCGCTACAGTCGAGGAAGCCAGTGGCGCCGAAGAGAACGTGGTATTCCATGTTCCTGCTGAACTGCGCTAA
- a CDS encoding GspH/FimT family pseudopilin, whose product MDRIKLIQALLLTTLMISPMYVSKGFNLIEVVITMAVVTILLLVMRPSWVYSMAYSRASAEISTIYQDLKFGRHLAVNNHNTVTTCPLDQANQCHNDWTQGYAVFIDGATKGQFDDDDQLLLERGPIDSKDLIRSSRNQVRFTPDGFTGNTGSIRYCPLSADHPLRRQITISATGGIRYNNKPGNC is encoded by the coding sequence ATGGATCGAATCAAACTCATCCAAGCATTATTGCTGACAACACTGATGATCTCACCAATGTATGTAAGCAAAGGATTCAACCTAATTGAAGTTGTTATAACTATGGCGGTAGTCACTATTTTACTGCTGGTGATGAGGCCTTCGTGGGTTTACTCAATGGCGTATTCTCGCGCCTCAGCAGAAATAAGTACTATCTATCAAGATCTTAAGTTCGGGCGTCATTTAGCAGTTAACAATCACAATACGGTAACCACCTGCCCATTGGATCAAGCCAACCAATGTCATAACGATTGGACGCAAGGCTACGCCGTCTTCATTGATGGGGCAACCAAGGGACAGTTCGATGATGATGACCAGTTACTGCTTGAACGCGGGCCCATTGACTCTAAAGATCTGATCCGCTCAAGCCGTAATCAGGTTCGTTTCACTCCTGACGGATTTACCGGCAATACTGGCTCAATTCGTTACTGTCCACTCAGTGCCGACCATCCGCTTCGCCGTCAGATCACCATTAGCGCTACTGGTGGCATTCGCTATAACAACAAACCCGGCAACTGTTAG
- a CDS encoding GspH/FimT family pseudopilin, translating into MKHQDGLTLLELLITLTIAGIMLSVGVPSFTQLLQYHRVETSIDSLYKDLTYARQLAAAYQNSVTVCPLDNNNNCHNDWSNGYTIFVDAGTANQFNSASDELLQTRAEFNEDDYLDAATQYRFSSDGFVSNNTTIRYCATAKDGNHKKELTISVTGVIAKATATSDCT; encoded by the coding sequence ATGAAACACCAAGATGGCTTAACCTTATTAGAGCTACTGATTACACTAACAATAGCTGGGATTATGCTTAGTGTTGGAGTGCCATCGTTTACGCAATTGCTTCAATACCATCGAGTAGAAACCAGTATCGATAGTTTATATAAAGACTTAACCTACGCTCGTCAGCTTGCCGCTGCATACCAAAACTCGGTAACCGTCTGCCCTCTTGATAACAACAATAACTGCCATAATGACTGGAGCAACGGTTACACTATATTTGTTGATGCTGGTACAGCAAATCAGTTTAATTCTGCCAGTGACGAGCTACTACAAACACGAGCGGAATTTAATGAGGACGATTACCTTGATGCTGCCACACAGTATCGATTTAGTTCCGACGGTTTTGTTAGTAATAACACCACCATTCGTTATTGCGCCACCGCTAAAGACGGCAATCATAAAAAAGAGCTGACCATCTCTGTTACTGGCGTCATAGCCAAAGCGACCGCAACTAGTGACTGTACCTGA
- the pilV gene encoding type IV pilus modification protein PilV: MDVRHSNIHQRGFTLIEVMVAGVVLSIGLLGVFQLHLYTKRSSHASINYAEAAYMAADMLDRIRLNPNQRDNYVLSNYDNGSGYGSIFVAQPDSSQHCTKNPLDSSINECTPEQLRAWDQYQWNETLKGTNATIAGVNIGAVPGLVGCIFVSGNDVEVVISWQGLVDSSDAADRVGNSSNAKSCGASGTKRRQVVLNSVIMDTV; this comes from the coding sequence ATGGATGTTAGACATAGTAATATTCATCAGCGAGGCTTTACGCTGATCGAAGTAATGGTGGCAGGTGTCGTACTGAGTATTGGTTTGCTCGGCGTATTCCAACTGCATTTGTATACTAAACGCAGTAGCCATGCCTCTATCAACTATGCAGAAGCCGCCTATATGGCAGCCGACATGCTCGACCGCATCCGCTTAAACCCTAATCAGCGCGACAACTATGTATTGTCTAATTACGACAATGGCAGCGGCTACGGCAGTATCTTTGTTGCTCAACCTGACAGCAGTCAGCACTGCACTAAAAATCCGCTCGACAGTAGTATCAACGAATGCACCCCAGAACAGCTGCGTGCTTGGGATCAATATCAATGGAATGAAACCCTTAAAGGCACGAACGCCACGATTGCAGGGGTCAATATTGGTGCGGTGCCAGGGTTAGTCGGCTGTATTTTCGTATCCGGAAACGACGTTGAGGTTGTTATCTCATGGCAGGGGTTGGTAGACAGCAGCGATGCCGCAGATCGGGTTGGTAACTCGAGTAATGCCAAAAGCTGCGGTGCCAGCGGTACTAAGCGGCGGCAGGTTGTCTTAAACAGCGTAATAATGGATACCGTATGA
- a CDS encoding PilW family protein, protein MIKQRGLTLPELMVSMVVGLFILGATYVVFSMSSSSVHSTGQHSQLQESARMGLRMLQNDIAQVGFFGDLTGTDLMPGVTVSTTSASLNSALDCVGDGLNNASFPSTHSTNQHFHFRTIWASHKTSAQKAISCESATNGVLVGTDVLQLKRLDGTALADPAVRDMDEAYFVMNTNEGAFHIGSGTMPTFSASKAYRYIHRVYYVKNNTAGIPSLYMHDLSSAGMASATALVEGVEDIEYEFGVDQDGDSVADTFLATVDVSDEIWDEAGIARIVAVRIHMIVMSVSEDSNYLTDTVTYSMPSGPDNISNDGHRRKKVAITVMMRNPIFVNQRNGI, encoded by the coding sequence ATGATTAAGCAAAGAGGCTTAACCTTACCTGAGCTAATGGTTTCTATGGTTGTGGGGTTGTTCATCTTAGGTGCGACCTACGTTGTATTTAGCATGTCTTCAAGCAGCGTGCACTCGACCGGACAGCATAGCCAGTTACAAGAGAGCGCCCGCATGGGACTGCGTATGTTGCAAAACGATATCGCCCAAGTGGGTTTTTTCGGCGACTTAACCGGCACCGATTTGATGCCTGGGGTGACTGTCTCGACCACATCAGCGTCGTTAAATAGCGCACTTGATTGCGTTGGTGACGGCCTCAACAATGCTAGCTTCCCCTCAACCCATTCGACCAATCAGCATTTTCATTTCCGCACTATTTGGGCATCCCATAAAACATCCGCACAAAAAGCGATCAGCTGTGAGAGCGCAACCAACGGTGTTTTAGTTGGTACCGACGTTTTACAGCTAAAGCGACTCGATGGCACAGCACTGGCGGATCCTGCGGTTAGGGATATGGATGAAGCCTATTTTGTAATGAATACGAATGAAGGAGCATTTCATATTGGCAGTGGCACCATGCCGACCTTTAGTGCCAGCAAAGCCTATCGCTATATTCATCGGGTCTATTACGTTAAGAACAATACCGCTGGGATCCCGTCGCTCTACATGCATGACTTGAGCTCAGCCGGAATGGCATCGGCAACGGCGCTGGTTGAGGGGGTTGAAGATATTGAATATGAGTTTGGTGTCGATCAAGACGGCGATAGCGTGGCTGATACCTTTTTGGCAACTGTTGATGTTAGCGACGAGATCTGGGATGAAGCGGGCATAGCTAGAATTGTAGCGGTCCGTATTCACATGATTGTGATGAGCGTGTCAGAGGACAGTAATTACCTAACGGACACCGTTACCTATTCGATGCCAAGTGGGCCGGACAATATAAGCAACGACGGCCACCGCAGGAAAAAGGTAGCAATCACCGTGATGATGCGTAATCCGATTTTTGTTAACCAAAGGAACGGTATATGA
- a CDS encoding pilus assembly protein PilX: MSKQTGIALVSSILLLLTLTLVAVSLADRSRLTVQMAAAGVAREEANQQVNGIQEEFIDQQRQLSGSSAFVVTPSTNTGPNQVNFLAETGCRRSRNATSSGVIVCRQSELISTAVFGRNDRGSLSVISGIEQPVLQSLGN; encoded by the coding sequence ATGAGCAAGCAAACGGGCATCGCCTTAGTTTCAAGTATCTTGCTTCTTTTGACGTTAACTCTAGTTGCCGTTTCATTGGCTGACCGTAGTCGCTTAACGGTTCAGATGGCGGCTGCTGGGGTGGCCAGAGAGGAGGCCAATCAGCAGGTTAATGGTATCCAAGAGGAGTTTATTGACCAGCAACGGCAGCTCAGTGGCAGTAGCGCCTTTGTGGTAACGCCGAGCACTAACACTGGGCCGAATCAGGTCAACTTTTTGGCCGAGACGGGATGCAGAAGGAGCCGCAATGCCACTTCCAGTGGGGTGATTGTCTGTCGGCAAAGCGAGTTAATCAGCACAGCAGTGTTTGGTCGAAATGACCGAGGTAGCCTGTCTGTCATCTCTGGGATTGAACAGCCAGTTTTGCAATCGTTAGGGAACTAG